The window ATATAAAACCATGTACAAAATGTCGGATCCAGTAGAGCTTTTTGAAGAATAAAAatgcatatataatatacaaacaaaaaacTGTCTCTTTTTGTCAAGGGCACACGCTGGGTTTTTTTTATCTTGAATCAGACCTGCATATacctttacagttttttttttttgaaatacatATACCTTTACAGTTATTCGAGAAGATATTTATTGGACCTACTTATTCTGtccttatatttattttctctGATATGATCTTTATCTTCCAGGAATCTTCaggaaattaaaaagaaaactaTAATATCCAAAGGATTGTGTAAATTTCCTATCTAAGACACATTGAATACATTAGCTTACATTCCAATTTTCTGATTCATTATTAATGAATTGTACTTGAATAgattgaaattagaatttcatgtCCAGTAAGCAGATACATCATTATTCTCTAAAtatcttttgaaattttatgttatatgtatttatttcgtTTCGGACCTAATTCCCAACAATCATCTCATCTCACACACCGtgaatatttattatgaattctCTCTATGTGTTTGTTTAATAATATGAATTCTATCTATGTGTTTGTTTAATACTCTATCCGTCCCCGGTGGTTATTTACTGTTTGCATGTATTTTGAGACTTTTATAATGTATAATTTCACAATTTTTcctaaaattttctttatttaataaaaatttaaatattaaatttttattcagagaaaaaaatttaaaaaatatattatgaaactatatttaaaTGAGTATCGAAAACCGTGCCGAAAAGTAAAAGGGACAGAGTAATTTGAGTAATCATGTGTTTCCTGAACCATCCTCCGATATACAAGAGGTCAAGAGGACGGAAAATATCAGAAATGATGATAGAGTAGTCCAAGAGAATAAAAGATACTCAGTTGACACTTCCATTATATTGCGATATGATTAGGCTCAACATTTGCAATTTGCAAAGCAGTAAAAAAGCAAATGACTCAATGAAGTGAATGCGATGCTAGTGGGTCCTCCTGCTGCCGCCACGTTTGCACTTTCTACACTCGTAGTTCTAAGATAAGAAGCAAGGAATAGTATACTCGTTGACTATTTGTAGTTCATAAATCATAAcattaataattcattttaattggTAGTGTAAAatgttatttgattttattttgagCAGCAATAAGTTGGCCAACAAGGacgataaaataattatattgatttaaatAAGTTAATGGTCGAGATTCTgttgtttatattaattttgtaggGATATTTGAATACGGACGTGTATGATTTGGTTAAAGCGAAAAGGCAGCCGTCTAGTGTCTACCAGAATCGATGAGTGTACACATCAGGTCAGAATAATCAACGGCCTGTTACAATCATTGTTTTAGAACTCGATTCACACGTAAAATTGTTCTTCTTACGATAGATTTTTGCACagtatatattcaaaaattcaaTCAATAGAGATTCATATGGTTAAAAAAAAGGTGATTTCAAGtaaaaaatagattaaaaatgaGAAGTAAATATGTTAAcaaaatgtttgaaaaaaaagtagaaactcGGGTAGAAAAGCTAACATTCTCAACTTATTAAAAATGCTActgcttatttacacaaacgggtcaaaaaaatcagaagtcagaagcagctTATGCTTCAGTAAAACAAATGGCCGTTGGGtattttcaacttcttaaaagtgcttctacttatttacacaaacgggtctgAAGCTTGAAAATAAACGGGCGCAATatctcaaaatatttaaatattgaaatatatcATATGTATGTTTGTTGTACCAACAATTTTACGAATAttttaagagcaactccaacccgATGAAATCATTAACTAAAAATTGAActaacatatcacaaataaaataatatagatagttttttcaaaatctcCCTATCAATATCTTTAGTCAAGCCTTTGCATGGCGTCAAATGTCGCGTCATCGagtaacatattaaaatattatattctatttataataatttgaaataataatctactattttcatgatatatatatatatatataatcgatatcatcaaaataatatatatcacaaatttaacaaattttacataatatcttaaaattctaatttaatcGACTAGTAATCAtgttctaaaaaaataaaagttctgGACAACATTCCAAAGATCATAAATGACATGGAAGATTCTTGAATatctttttacataattttttatttgaatcacagttctaccttttctttttttctttttctttttacagTTTCACATAATGTTTTcttactatatatattaataaatgtatatGTTAAATTGGAAATATTAtctttaataaaaatcaaaattctaaAACGATCTTTCTTTTTCAATATGTTTAGAAGAACTCTCTTTAAAATTTGGGAAAAGCTGAATATTATGCTTAATCAGTTTGTTTATTCATTTACCAACTGACTgttgatctctctctctctccactttATTTTTAGTCTTTCgtctctctctgtctctgtaATAGCTCCTCCGCACATATTGGAGGCAGGCAATTCATACATacactcctctctctctctctctctctctctctctctctctctctatctctctgtATATATATACCCACCTACATATATCTATAAACAATTCTTGTTTCACCAATTCGTCTCCTGCCGATTTTACTTTGTaactacacatatatattttttattaatttgtttcaGAGGACATGGATGATGAGTACGCCAAGTTCATCAGGAGAATGAACCCACCCAGGTTCGTCATTCCCAATTCCAATTCACccctttttataaattttattattagccTCTGCCCTTTTGTGATGATTTTTCTTATGATCATCATATATTGATTATTAGAACTAATTATTTATTGTGATCTCGTGTGGTATTGTTGATGATCtttttatttaatgaaattattgAATAATAGTAAAACCCCcatttggatttatttttttttggttgaaATTTTGGACTTTGAATTACTTATTTGATACTTTTTGGAAACAGGGTCACAATTGAGAACAATTCTTGTGTTGATGCAACTATTATCCAGGTATAATTTGTGTGTTTTGTTAGCTTGTGAACttgtatttatgttttgttgTGTTGCTTGATTTCTAAGCATTCTATTAAGTGGTTTGTCACTTGTATCTAGGTTGACAGTGTTAACAAGCATGGAATCTTGCTTGAAGTGGTCCAAGTTCTTACCGACTTGGACCTTGTTATTACGAAAGCATACATCTCATCTGACGGTGGATGGTTTATGGATGGTATCGTCTTactaaactttttaaattttagtaatTATCTGAATAATTAAGTAGGGGAACGAATTGGTCTTCTCTTGAGTCTTACGGAATTAAATTTCTGTTGCAGTGTTTCATGTGATTGATCGGGACGGATATAAGATTACAGACCAAGAAGTCATCAGATATATTCAAGAGGTATGTTGATTGGGTATTCAGTTTACTTCATAAGTAATTGccatttgatttttgttttaacCTGAACTCCTGAAGCATGATGAAGTTTGGTTTAATAGCTAAGAAGTAAGAAGTAGTTGAGTGTGTTGAAATATCTTAAATACCTCCTATTAGCAGGGGACacttaataattattattaataaaacttcACATATCTGGAAATTAATGTCGGAATTTATAAGCATCTtggtttttttataaaattagcaAGCATAAAAATATACTGAAAAGGGGAAACCCAATATCAGTGACCTGGGGTAAAAATTGTTTGTTGCCTTTTCTGCAGACACTTGAAAGTGACACTTTTTTCGTGTCTCCTATAAGAGGGTCGGTGGGATTGATGCCTTCTCAAAATCACACTGCGATTGAATTAGCCGGAATGGACAGACCAGGCCTACTGTCTGAAGTGTGTGCAGTTCTTACTGACCTTCACTGTAATGTAGTGAATGCCGAGATATGGACGCACAATGCTAGAGCCGCAGCTGTGGTTCATGTCACTGATGACTCAACTGGATGTGCTATTGAAGACCCAAAACGGCTCTTAACAATCAAGGAGCTCCTTCGAAATGTTCTTAAAGGAAGTAGTGACTTGAAGACGGCTAAGATGACCCTTTCAACGCCTGGTGTCACGCACAGGGAGAGAAGACTGCATCAAATTATGTTTGCTGATCGGGACTACGAAATAACTGAAAGCTCTAGAGATGGTAAAAATGATGACAAGAGTTCCAGACCACATGTAACTATTGGTAATTGCATTGAGAAGGACTACACTGTGATAACTATGAGGTCTAAGGACCGACCTAAGCTTCTATTTGATACGCTTTGCACTCTAACTGACATGCAGTATGTAGTCTTTCATGGTGTGGTTCACACTGGGAGGTTGGAAGCTTACCAGGTAAAAACTGATATCGACTACAAAATGAGTTTCAACGACCGAATTATTGTTGTTGctttactctatatatatatatttacttaaaTATTAAAGGTACCATAAAAAAGTTTTATAGGCCTTTGTTCTAATATACTTCTGCACTTTTGAGAGACTAAACAGCTTTCATGGAATGTAATTACTCAAAAGTATCTCTAAATGTAACTGACAAATATTTTTGATGCAGGAATATTATATCCGACATGTTGATGGGATCCCCATAAGCTCGGAGGCAGAACGAGTGCGTGTCATGCAATGCCTTGAAGCGGCCATTGAGAGACGAACATCTGAAGTATAAACAACTATcactatataaaataataattatgtgcCTGTTTATTAAATATGCATTAAAAATACTGGTTGATCTTGCACTAAAGTGTTTGCTAGTTTATGCAGGCACTTGAACTCCAACTTCTTACAGAAGATCGAGTTGGTCTTTTGTCAGATATTACCAGAATCTTCAGGGAGAATAGTCTCTGCATCAAAAGAGCAGAAATTTCTACGAAAAGTGGGAAAGCTAAAGATACATTTTATGTCACTGACGTGACTGGTAATCCAGTTGAGCCCAAAATGATTGATTCCATTCGGCGACAGATTGGACAAGCTGCACTGCATGTCAGACAGAACACAAGTAATTCACCAACTCCACCCCAAGAGAAAACGATAagttttctctttgggaacctCTTTAAAGCAAGAACTTTCCATAATCTCAAATTGATTAGGTCTTACTCATAAATCTGGTAGTGGATATAGTCTATGAAACAGAAACAGGATAACTTGATCTGTTATCCCAAAGTATCGGTGTGAATATATCTCTAAGATCGCTATTATCGGGTGTTACATCTGACAGTAAAAACCAGGGAAAGGCTTTAGTCTGTATGTATCATGATCCTTTGTGCATAATATTACTTGTACAGTCTAGTACTAGGAATGTACATAAATAGGGAAAAAGTTGTGCATACGTATTGTTTTACAGTGCCTCTTGTTAATATAATCTACCTGTCGCATATCAATTAGCAGAATGCTAATGATCTATAGCAGTAATTTGGTTGCCTTTATAACAGGGATGATTCTTGCTAACTTATGGTTgcttgatttaatatttatatgcaaGCCTGGGTAGTGCTACATTGTTTTCTTGGTTGATACCATGgcaaaaatgataattttttttaccataATAACTTATGTCAGTTCAAATATAAAAGCAGGAAATGTAAGCTCCATATCAGTGAGATACACAAACCACTGAACAAAACTGGGAGAGGAGACTTGCTCAACATGGAATGTAAAAATGGTCTTTCCTTCAGTTTCGGCAGATTCAGTTGAAGCCTTTTTCAGAATGCCAGTGTTGTCTTTAGGTGTATGATCCATAATAATAGCCCAGTTCTTAGAAGACCATTATCCCAAATTAGACGGCCCACCACCCCATGATATTCGAAATTAGACGGCCCAAACCCATGGAGtattcgaaaatatacttttaccAATAAAGCACATATGTCATGACCAAGACCAAGTTCTTCGAAAATCAGAATATAGGCAGAGTCATGatccaaaaaatgaaaaaatatacaaaGTTTAGATGATATCTCAGTTTTAACCGAGAGTGCGTCCACGTCATCACGCACAAAATTTTCTTGCCAAACGCCAACTAACTGTGGAGCAAAACCAACCGGAACCGAATATACCGAAATAAAGTTCGGTCCGATCCTAATGCCCGACCACATGCTCACCCCTGACCACAGTCTTGGAGTCTTGGACACATCAACGGCATGACTACTGATCCAAGACTTGGACACATCAACGGCATGACTACTGATTTTTAtaccttattatattatttatttttctaatttatttagaAGTTCACATTGTATATCTTTAGAATTACCACTATTTGAGTAGTTTTAAACAATAATAAACAACTATAGTGCAGATGagcaataaaataaataaataacacatATAATAATTTGATTAGCAACTATTTTAACAACAGCAGAAAATGTTTTTGGGCCTTTTGGTTGGGGTGTTGGAGTCAGGTTTGTGGCTCGTctggttaaaaaaaataaattaaaactgaTATTTCAAAACTCCAGCAATGGATAATTAATACTTCATCTTTGTGTATGTATGACGCGATATCATTTCAAACTGCATAAACAAAATACGCCAATACTTGACCTCTGTTAGCCAACAAAACCGCCAAGATGATTTAGGCACGCTCCTTCCTAGCTACCTTCATtagagctgttcacgaaccgagccgagccgagttttgaccgaaccgagccgagctttaattttttttctgacgagccgagccgagccgagctttttaatcgaacaaaaattgtgttcaagctcggctcgttaactaacgagccgaacacgagcttgttcgcgaacaaatacgagccaagccgagtcgagtcgagtcgagtcgagctagaaaaaaaataaggacaaaccgctagttgactcttaaaatagctaacctaataatttcaatttttttgaaactttgtttatatcactaaaatgtatatatgttaacatccatacagttggatcggtaaaaaatattttttaaaatattgaaacactaaactaggattaaacactagttagcggtactagtcaaacttctacttgcctgttaaaaaccaaataaaattattatttcctaaaattttgtttacatcactaaaatatatatatatatatatatatatatatatattatgttgaattctgagtccaataacatatataaattataaaaaaaccccgaaaatattacattttttcgagctttaacgagccgaactcgagccgaacgagctcgagccgagctcgagccgagctcgagccgaacatactaaaagctcggctcgagctcgtttacttaacgaacaattttttgtgttcgagctcgagctcgttaacttaacgagccgagccgaacgagctcttaacgagccgagctcgagcttgttcgcgaacagctcggttcgttaaacagccctaacCTTCATGACTTCATCTTTGTGTATATACAAAGCGATATCATTCCAACTGCATAAATTCTTGTACACTCTTTTATATTATTCAGGTCATTTTCACAAATATAtgctttataatatttaattgcaaTCTCCCTCTCTGTATCATTCTCCAACCAATCGCCCAGTCTTCATCAGCATGCAAGGAAGGCAGCCATGTACTTCCCTATCTGTCCCCCtaatttctttacgttatttttcggcacgtttttccacacttatttaaagtatagttttaaaatatatttttgaatttttttttctctgaataacaatttgatatttaaacttttattaaaaaaaatttgagaaaatagtcatacaactatattttataagagcctcaaaatgcgtgtaaaCAGGGAGCGTAAACAACcacggggacggagggagtattattttatgCAAGAAATGGTCTGTTTCAACTTGAAGCTGGGCCGGCTCAAGAATTTACGTGGGTCCAAAACAAATATTGTGCCACAATACATTGTTTAAGCATTTAGGGTATATGCATAAACAAATGCTCAAAACATGACAAAACTGCCCCCCTAGGAAACAACTAAACTCGGTGGTGGTGGTGAAGTTATAGAGGTTATTCAACTAGTCACTCCCCTCCAAACACATCAAATCTAAATTAACATTCTCTTTTTAACTCTCCTGCCAATAATATCTACACTCGAGACAAATTTTTCATCGCACGTAGTATTTTATGTGCTTAATTATTCGCGTTTTAAATACACGTCCTGGTCTTTACCTTTCCGTTATAAACAAGTGCTGAAAGCTTAACATCTCCCGACTCTTTATAAGATAAAACAAGGGAACACAAGCCTAAGGTTTAAATTTTGCCCAAATCCTTAAGATTTCGAAAAGGAAGGGAAAAGAGAGAAAGGGTACCAGTTGGTCTATTACAAgattctttgttttttgtttactAGAAGATTGCATGGTGAGGGaaaggatgatgatgaataGTACTTTGTGTGGGAGCATGGAGAGTTTGAAGAGTGAGAGTTGCTCCAAACTGCTTTCGAATTCTTCCAGCACTTCGTCGGTGTTGGAAGCTTCTAAGAAGGATCCTCTGCTCTCGGACTCGGAGAAGAAAAGCTTAACTCCCTCAGTCTCAAGCCTTAACTTTGATGCCCTCAAGTTTGATGTGTTGGATGGAGAAATGGAAGTCCAGTCACCTGATAATTCTGCACTATGGCAGTCATTTTTCACCGATCAGCTCGACGGAGGTGACTTCATGATCTCATCCCCTGTGAGGAACTTGCCTTCTCCTCAAGGTACAAATTTTGGTAATTACCATAGCAATTATGTGCAGTCCATGCATGGACAGTCTCTTTTAGGATATTCTTCTCCTCCGCGGGCGCTATCTCCCCTAGGGCCTTTTAGCAGTATACACAATAATAGTAGTAAGGTGAAGGGAATGAGTCCATTGCACAGAGTTTTGAATTCTCCTAATAATCAAGAGTTTATGCAAGTGGAGAGCTTTTCCCTACCAGCCCTGGAGAATTTCTTGGATGATTATGACAGAGAGGAAGATTTCGGAACCTTGAAAGGCTTTGGTGCTGGTGGAGGCTCTTATGATGAGGCCCTCACAACAGTGCCAGCATTGTTGGAGTGCTTGACTCAGCCAAATAATTCCACCAGGTTCTCTGGATCCGAATCAACCGTCCTTGGAGGTAATTCTCAAGGAAGTGATGGTCTTTATCAAAAGAAATCAATGGTTGCCAATCCGCCACTTTTACAGCAATTAGAAGAAGAAAGGGAGCAAGAAAAGAAGCAGCTGCAGCAACAAGCACCCCCACAAAGAGCTCAAGACCTCCAACAAGCCCAAATTATTGATCATACTTTGATGGTTCCTCCTCTGTCCTTTGCCCCGGAGCAGGTAAAATACAACTCTTTAAAATATATCGATAGAGAccaaattcaaaaattttattgataaacCACTGGTTACCAGTTCTCAGGAttatattgtattctaacatCGATGATAAGAAGACGGAAAAATTTACTATACTCTTATAGTTGCTTAATTGAAAATGAACTCATGTGTTTGCAGGAACAAGAAAGTGGTCTTCAACTGGTGCATCTACTTCTAGCCTGTGCAGAAGCCACCGCAAAAGAAGACTACATGCTGGCAGGACGATACGTGCACCACCTCAACCGAGTTGTGACACCTCTCGGGGACTCCATGCAACGCGTAGCGTCCTGTTTCACAGAAGCCTTGAGCGCGAGGCTAAACGCAACACTCACAGCCAAACCAACATCCTCTAATTCAAAGCCCTTCACCCCTTTCCCTCCAGATTCCATTGAAATCCTCAAAATCTACCAAATCCTCTACCAAGCATGCCCTTACATAAAATTCGCACACTTCACCGCCAACCAAGCCATCTTCGAGGCCTTCGAATCCGAACAACGCGTGCATGTCATCGACTTGGATATTCTCCAAGGCTACCAGTGGCCAGCTTTCATGCAAGCCCTCGCAGCCCGTCCAGGCGGCCCTCCATTCCTCCGAATCACCGGGGTCGGCACCTCCCCCGAGGCTGTCATGGAAACAGGCCGATGCCTAAGCGAGTTAGCGCACTCGCTTCGCGTGCCATTCGAGTTCCATCCAGTCGGTGAACAACTCGAAGACTTAAAACCACATATGTTCAACCGACGCGTTGGCGAGGCCTTGGCGGTTAACTCCGTTAACCGCCTCCAACGCGTCCCAGGAAACAGCCTCGGGAACTTACTCACCATGATTCGAGATCAAGCCCCGAACATAGTAACCATCGTGGAACAAGAAGCAAGCCATAACGGCCCATATTTCTTAGGCCGATTCCTCGAGGCACTTCATTACTATTCGGCTATTTTCGACTCCCTCGACGCCACATTCCCTCTCGATTCGGCACACAGAGTGAAGGTCGAGCAGTGCATATTTGCACCGGAGATACAAAACATCGTTGCATGTGAGGGATCCGAGAGAGTGATGAGGCACGAGAAGCTCGAAAAGTGGAGAATGATAATGGAGAGTAAAGGGTTTAAAGGAGTTCCCCTGAGTGAGAACGCGGTGACTCAGTCTAATATATTGCTGGGATTGTATTCTTGTGATGGATATAGATTGACGGAGGACCATGGTTGCTTGCTGCTAGGGTGGCAGGATAGAGCTATTCTTGCTGCGTCTGCATGGCGatgctgatttttttttttaaaacataaactCAGTATTTATCGttgaattaataatattcaTGATTTCATGTCAACTTTTTACCCTTTTAGTTCCTATTTATTTTCCTTAAATCTTGTAGACTGTATCTAATTTCGGCCTCTGTTTTTAATTGATATACAATCTGATTCAAGCTTTTAtgtgtattattattatcacgGGACCTATTAACAAAGAAACCTAACCaatttgtcattttttttgtcaaaaaatatttaaacttttttttcacTAACCATCTCAATAAACTTACAAAATCTatgaaaaaatttgatcagaatTACTTATCGCTACATAGGTTAACCATCATTAACACATATTTTATGTAGCAACATgactaaaattaatcaaaaattagtaaaaataactaaaaaatttatttttgtgaagatttatatacaagatctaaaataaatacaacttgtaattttgatacaaaatttcGTGTCCGTGAGTTTTAACAAGTAATCATGATGATTAAGTAGCTTATTTGACAAATTATaacaattcaaatttatatagtaagagaaaaaacaaagaaaaaaatgaGACACTAGACAAGTACGGTTTCACTTTTTTTCATGTTATCTTTTAAATCAAaactaacaaatattataatataaaatcaaaatccgCTAATTATTCTTAACTAGAACCGGTAGAAGTTAGGGACTTAAgcagaataattaatataaattaaatttaaataaattatagttcTTTGGTACAGATGGTGAAAACCCTTCGATCTTTTCTGTGGCGTGGgtttatgaaattaaaatattaaaattattaaagaaataattatatttattaatgaatGAGCAATATGTTGCAAATATGTGTATAAAAAGATGCAAATAAAAGAAAGATACTTAACAAGTTAGATTGGTaaatttaatcatgatttattttatatttatcttatataattttaataaaatttattgggGTTGTTAGTgaagagaaaatattttaaaaaattggcaAAAAAATGATAAGCTGATTGAGTTTCTTTGTTAATAGCCCTTACCACGGTATCACATAGCAGATGAATCAACTATTCGGTTCACAATTTATTTTATCGATTTCGATTTTGAACCAAAACAATTTAATCTCATTGCTTTAGATGATTGATATCGATATTAGTTTAAAATCGCATCCGGGCCTGATCGTTCACCAGAGCCATTAGTATAATTTAaacaatataaaacaaataaaataattctaCATTGTATAACTAGTCACAACTTATAACTTGAGGACAAGTATTAAAAACCAgctatatattctatatataaggGCTCTGTCACCGGGATTCCATTTTTCGAAAGCACTCGATTGTTGTTGTGTGCTCTATCTTATTAATTAGGATTGAGGCCACCGTCAAAATACATTCGGTATCATTCACATTGTTCTATGTTGCGCTTACAAGGCTCTTATacttgattataatttataatcctCTACTACCCCCACCGTGTTTGTCGTGATAACGTATGTAATGAGttcttaattagttaatttagtgTTTGTAATGATATTCAGTGACGGGGACAGAGGATCGAAGGATGTTAGagcattttcttatttttgaaaatcggtgtaTGTTCTTTTTTAGTCCCCGTTGAATTA of the Daucus carota subsp. sativus chromosome 4, DH1 v3.0, whole genome shotgun sequence genome contains:
- the LOC108219043 gene encoding ACT domain-containing protein ACR6 isoform X1; protein product: MDDEYAKFIRRMNPPRVTIENNSCVDATIIQVDSVNKHGILLEVVQVLTDLDLVITKAYISSDGGWFMDVFHVIDRDGYKITDQEVIRYIQETLESDTFFVSPIRGSVGLMPSQNHTAIELAGMDRPGLLSEVCAVLTDLHCNVVNAEIWTHNARAAAVVHVTDDSTGCAIEDPKRLLTIKELLRNVLKGSSDLKTAKMTLSTPGVTHRERRLHQIMFADRDYEITESSRDGKNDDKSSRPHVTIGNCIEKDYTVITMRSKDRPKLLFDTLCTLTDMQYVVFHGVVHTGRLEAYQEYYIRHVDGIPISSEAERVRVMQCLEAAIERRTSEFMQALELQLLTEDRVGLLSDITRIFRENSLCIKRAEISTKSGKAKDTFYVTDVTGNPVEPKMIDSIRRQIGQAALHVRQNTSNSPTPPQEKTISFLFGNLFKARTFHNLKLIRSYS
- the LOC108217330 gene encoding GRAS family protein RAM1, with protein sequence MVRERMMMNSTLCGSMESLKSESCSKLLSNSSSTSSVLEASKKDPLLSDSEKKSLTPSVSSLNFDALKFDVLDGEMEVQSPDNSALWQSFFTDQLDGGDFMISSPVRNLPSPQGTNFGNYHSNYVQSMHGQSLLGYSSPPRALSPLGPFSSIHNNSSKVKGMSPLHRVLNSPNNQEFMQVESFSLPALENFLDDYDREEDFGTLKGFGAGGGSYDEALTTVPALLECLTQPNNSTRFSGSESTVLGGNSQGSDGLYQKKSMVANPPLLQQLEEEREQEKKQLQQQAPPQRAQDLQQAQIIDHTLMVPPLSFAPEQEQESGLQLVHLLLACAEATAKEDYMLAGRYVHHLNRVVTPLGDSMQRVASCFTEALSARLNATLTAKPTSSNSKPFTPFPPDSIEILKIYQILYQACPYIKFAHFTANQAIFEAFESEQRVHVIDLDILQGYQWPAFMQALAARPGGPPFLRITGVGTSPEAVMETGRCLSELAHSLRVPFEFHPVGEQLEDLKPHMFNRRVGEALAVNSVNRLQRVPGNSLGNLLTMIRDQAPNIVTIVEQEASHNGPYFLGRFLEALHYYSAIFDSLDATFPLDSAHRVKVEQCIFAPEIQNIVACEGSERVMRHEKLEKWRMIMESKGFKGVPLSENAVTQSNILLGLYSCDGYRLTEDHGCLLLGWQDRAILAASAWRC
- the LOC108219043 gene encoding ACT domain-containing protein ACR6 isoform X2 — its product is MDDEYAKFIRRMNPPRVTIENNSCVDATIIQVDSVNKHGILLEVVQVLTDLDLVITKAYISSDGGWFMDVFHVIDRDGYKITDQEVIRYIQETLESDTFFVSPIRGSVGLMPSQNHTAIELAGMDRPGLLSEVCAVLTDLHCNVVNAEIWTHNARAAAVVHVTDDSTGCAIEDPKRLLTIKELLRNVLKGSSDLKTAKMTLSTPGVTHRERRLHQIMFADRDYEITESSRDGKNDDKSSRPHVTIGNCIEKDYTVITMRSKDRPKLLFDTLCTLTDMQYVVFHGVVHTGRLEAYQEYYIRHVDGIPISSEAERVRVMQCLEAAIERRTSEALELQLLTEDRVGLLSDITRIFRENSLCIKRAEISTKSGKAKDTFYVTDVTGNPVEPKMIDSIRRQIGQAALHVRQNTSNSPTPPQEKTISFLFGNLFKARTFHNLKLIRSYS